A genomic region of Spartinivicinus poritis contains the following coding sequences:
- a CDS encoding metallothionein: protein MTEVVNAKCACKDCVCVFEVSKAVQKDNKYYCSDACADNHKNQSGCNHSCCDNCKG, encoded by the coding sequence AAGTGGTTAATGCAAAATGTGCTTGTAAGGACTGTGTTTGTGTTTTTGAGGTAAGTAAAGCTGTTCAGAAAGACAATAAATATTATTGTAGTGATGCTTGTGCTGATAACCATAAAAATCAATCAGGCTGCAATCATTCATGTTGTGATAACTGCAAAGGTTGA